AGCTAGTTGGTGGGTTTGGAGCTGTTTTTTGTCATGTTCAGGATTGTAGCTCTTGTtcttctcttgatttttctcaaCTCTAGGCAATTTGTATCTTAATGATGCTGAATTGTGCTTTGTTCTACTGACCTGACGCTTTTTTCTTCATTCCCAAATTCATTATTGCTTTGGTATTTCTTGTTGATTTGTCATCCACCTAATACTTTGGTCTACTTACCCAATACTTCCTTTATTCATTCCCAAAGTATCTTTTCAAACTCATTATTGTTTTGGTATTTCTTGTTCATTTGTCATCCATCTAATTCTACTGGAATAATCATTTGCGTCATACCCGTGTGAGGAGTCTCCTCCTAATATATTATTCCATTATGAGGCAAGAGTTGATTGGATATTTTAGAAGATTTATTATGTTTAAGGTCATTTTTTTAACCAGTCCTTGTGTTTTCTTCAAGATGAAATATAACCTGATAATTAATGGGACTACAAACTATGGAACCAACCACTGCCAATTCTGACTGTTAAAAGAGAGTGTGTGTGCGtgtttttttcttgttatagTTTATACTCAATTGTTAATGTTTTATAAGATCACAGGATGTTGCTATTCGGTGGGTCTTCGTGATAATCATTCATGTGTCGAGAACTCCATGCGGCATCACTGTCCCATATGTTATGAGGTTTGTGTTGTAGTCTTATAGGTTATTCAACTATTTCTAAAAAGTTGAAAAGTTGGTACTGTTCTGACACTTCCACACTGTGTTTCCCTAGTATCTTTTTGACTCACTCAAGGATACCACAGTCATGGTTTGTGGACACACAATGCATTGTGAATGTTACAATGAGATGGTAAGCCATGACAAGTAAGCATCCAcatatatgttgaatctctttCCTTCTATTCTGTTTATCTACATGTTGAAATAGTTTTATAATGTTCTTAACATGTGTTGGGTTTGCTATTAAGATACTGTTGTCCAATATGCTCCAAGTCTGTAAGAGATATGACTAGAACCTGGAAGAGAATTGATGAAGAGGTGGGCTTATTAAATTTATGTCTATTGTATGATATATAGTTGTAGGAGCGCCTTAATTCTTCTTCATGTTTTGTGTGTTCTTATTAAGCTTTGATTACATGTTTATTGGGCTTGTTCACTATACAAATGATTGGATATCTCAAAAATTTGGTGGGTGAACGTgcttgcattatttttttttgtgacaaGTGTCAGTGGGGATACTTAATGTTGCActcctttattttgtttatttgttttggtgATGACATTGTCATGGTTGTTGCTATAAAAAATTACACTTTCTTATTCACCAAATGTGATGCAAAAGTTGAATGATTAACAGTCATTTgactttcaatttaaaaaaaaaaaattcaaagaaaaagagaaattgaAACTCATCAGCAGTTGCATTGGAAAATCATATGGTTAAGTTCTAAAAGAAGGAAGGCTTTGATTTTCTTGGTGATAAAATGCCTTTTATCTAGGAACAAGAGGAAAAATGATTTCATCTCATgtttgaaaaagagaaaaataattggcTGCAGCGACGAATCATTTTGCACCAGAAGCCATAAAAGTAAATGTCTCTAGTGTCACAACCTGCTCCAATGACCCTTCCTTGAGCTTATACAAGAGAGCAGGAAACTTTTGGAACCTCCTGGAGCCAACTACAATTGACTACTAGTGGAAGAGTGTGGAAGATTTCAGAGAAGTCTAGAGACacccacacatctctacacaaGGGATGGAAGACATGGGAAATGAGTAGAGTGTTTTAGAGAGTTCCAGAGTCATATTGTACATACTTGTATATGGAGTTTGTATAGAGCATTCTAAAGAATTCTAGGATAAATTGGAACCTTTGTGGGTTCCAAAGAGTTCCTTGGATGCCTATAAAGAGGAGGTGGCCTCATTTGACCAAGACACAAAGCAAATTGAGAACTTCCTAGCATTGTAAAGTTTCCTTTCTTAAGTGTTGTCTTCGTTGATCCTAGCCACCAAGTCGCTTAGTATTCTTAGCATAGCAAGTTAAGACTGGGgaaaggctgacttagcaacaTCAAGTGGTTTGAGTTGTCTAGCGTCACACATGAGCTTAAGAAAGGCCTAAGTCCAGGACACTAAGCTCACTTAAGTCCCCCTTGATGCTCTGTTCCAAATAATCTGCCAAGAGGGGCATCAAGGCCTAAGTCCCTAGAAACAAATAGGAAAGGCCTAAGTCCCCCTTAATGTAGGGTTCACATGAGCTTAAGAAAGGCCTTAGTCCGTGACGCTAACCTGCATCTGAATGCATGTTCAACAGTCTCCCagaaacaaataattttgaattctagAAAGGTGAAATTTTGGGACAAGAACTTAAAAAGCCATGTGCATACTCAATTCATATCCGATCCATGTAGGTTTGTTTTGGAAGCACACACTTAGGTCATTCAGACTTTGTTTTTGTTGACTTGCAAATAATCATgcaattttaaaatgaaaatctgGAAATCAAATTCAGGAAAATTATACAAAGGTTGATATTATGCACTACTTTATATCGTGAAACAAGTATAGAGAGATGGTCAGGATCAATACCTATTTTTTCCAGGGTCTGCATAAAATCTCATCCTCAATGTAGGGAGCACTTAAAATCTTTTCCTCAATATAGGAAGTGCTCCCCTCACTTGCCGCTATGGcctccttttttttcctctaagtGGAACTTTTAACTTTCTATTAACTCATTAGGATTGTGGCTGTTTGAATACCAACATCCAGGTCTGCATAttactataaaatatttctcaGTTGCTTTaactaaatttctttttatccCTTCAATTATCTTGGTTGGGTTGCTTATCAGTTTTGGTTGTGGTTGTGCTTCTACTTGTTTTGTTAGCTTATACCATATCATAACTTTATATCCCTTCAATTATCTTGGTTGGGTTGTTTATCAGTTTTGGTTGTGGTTGTGCTTCTACTTGTTTTGTTAGCTTATACCATACCATAATAATTTTACttgtaaacattttttttttgtcagatTGAAGCAACTATCATGCCTGAGGATTACCAACACAAGAAGGTTCAttctttttatcattcttttcatttattaacCTGCCTCTGCTTGTGAAGGTCTTTGTCTTGGTGGAATCACCCTTTCCAAATCTAGATATTCAGCAGAGATTAAAACTCCTGTTATATTGATAATTATATCTATGGAAAGGTATTTGATGTGTATAAGTACAACTATTATCTTGCCATAGTTCCTTGATGGATTCTAcctcatccacaaccttaaaaggaaagataaaaaatagagtttCAACATGGGAAGAAACCACCTATTTCCCCAAGTAAAAATTAGGATCAATTTTATGTCTCTTAGACAGtttttttatcaaccaaaacATCTCCATGTTCATTTTAAGAATCAACTTTTCATAGGATTCCTGACACTACCAGGTTTCAATTCCTCACACTATCAGGTTTTGAAACTCCTCTGAAAGCCAAAAGTTATTTGCAGGTTTGGATCCTCTGCAATGACTGCAACGACACTACTGAAGTTTTCTACCACATAATTGGGCAGAAATGCAGCCACTGCAAATCATACAACACTCGCATAGTTGCTCCTCCAGTTCTACCACAATGACTAGATTAAGCTTTCAGGACGGTGTCCAACCAGGTGGGCACATAGAAAGCTTTTTCCCCAGGCTAAAAAGCGGAGTGGGTTTCTCTTGGTGGGTCAAACCATTTGTCAGCTGTTTTCCAATTAATGATTTTGAGTACCATTACATAATTTGTATGTGTGCCTCATAAATCTTTATCAAATTATTCTTCCCCAAACATATGGATTTAAAATATGGTTCCACAAACTAAGTGGATTAATGTATACATTATATAGTGTAATGTTAGTTTAGGGGAACAACAGATTCCTGATATAGACTACCTACATGAATTGTGGTCATGGTGTTTGACAATTATGAGTCTTCAACAACATCGTGTCCTCGTGTTTTACATGTACCCACATATTCCTTTGTTGATGAAATTGTGATACATTGTGGAATTGCTTTCTAACAAGATGCATGCAGCATGTACTGAAGTTGGACCTGATTCCTCTTGTCAACTTTTCTGGCCCCAAGGCACTGGGGACTATGACTCCTGTTGAGTGGATTTTGAGTAGTCAAAAACCGTTTTTTAAGCTCAATAAAATTTTTTGtcactcattttatttaaagaacttatgatgatatgaaaatcaagaaaatgttgttttattgttaaaagctctattttgatttattaaaaagttatttatttattattattatttttaaatgcattttttataatatcaatgttattttttaaaaaattgacttttagcttttaattaaaattaaaaacagtaAGTTATTTCAAATAAGTAGTAGTATTTTGGGGAAGGATTGATTAGTGAAagtaatttattcatttaaaaaaagttatttcttggaaataatttttcagtAGCTTTTCGATACCATAAACAAAGTGTTGGCTAACGATTGTATGATAAAATTGGTGTTACTTATATGCCTGCACTTTCACTAGTGCCTTGTTTATTCATGCTAAACCCTATTTCTTTGTATTGCTATGCAATTGTTCGGATTTGACAACACTAATCAATGAATGGAGGTTATATTTgaaacattggaataaaaaatgagaatgaagagttaattttattttcaatttattaatgcatttgaattattttttacaatgattataggattaaaaaaaaaagaaaaatcactaacatggaaatcaaatttgattCTCCTTTAGATTTTGACTACTctcttttttattatgattcactttcttttctatttttctttaaggttatgtttggttcccggaaagtacaaaggaaagaaaaaaaatgctaatgaaaataattttttcatgtttggttgtcctatgaaaaatataaaagaaaatcaaatataattaaaactaattaaaaacttatgtatttttaaattatttaatctttatatttatgagttaaaataaataaaatgagtttgaagtaacaaaaaaaataatttatcaacttttaatctatttttttattttccttcactttttctttccttctacttttcttttgtattttctttccctcaaatttttcgggaaccaaacatagcctaaaggtTTAATTCACACACCATGAAACTTAGAGTAAATACATTAATTCATTGTTTCAATTTTTGACtgaatagatttaaaatattttttatctaaaatttatataaagttTTAGTCACACATACCAAATCCAGTCATAAAATCgcttattttctaataatttttagatcCACTATTAAAATTGTCTCTTTTTCTTCCCTATTGTTATGAGTTGCTACATAACTCGATGAAACAGAAGTATTTAAAGACTTGTTTGacaacaattttctattttttagaataaaaaaacaaaatatatgtttaaaaaccataaaaactcttttttatttttaaaaataaaaatataatatttttcagataatatatttatttgtttttacttattttttaaaatttattttaaaaaataatcatacaaatatataaaataattaaaaataaaggattaaatataaaaattatttttaaatatatttaaaaataggttaaaattattttaagttgtcaaataagggttttttttaattaaatatttttaaaatatatttaaaaaatattaaaaataggttaaaaatacttgagtttattaggttttattttttattttttattaaacataaaaaaacaattttcaaaaatagtttatgaaaaatgtttttcaaaattgttatcAAACATCCTTAAGCAtctttatttatgaaatttaagaGATTTTTTACGATTTTGTTCATTTGCCAATTGACAAACATTACGAAcagaaatatcaataaataataataatatacagAATTGTCTAACAAATTGCCAAACGCCACGTGCCAAAAATTGCAGGTGCAGTGAACGACCCTGGACCGTTGCTCCACCCAGATatatctctttctttcttcttcgcTAGCCCTGATTATTGCACCCAGACGGAGCCCGACTCACAAAGCGCCTGACTAAACATGCAAGTCGGCTCAAAAGCCCGCGGACTCGTTAGGGTTTTGAGAGCACCGACTTTTCTCAACTCTAATCGTTTTCTCTCTCATGGTGTTCCAGCAATTGAAGCTCCTTCTCACTCTTCTCGTCAACAATGGCGGCCTCACTCTGCCTTCTCTTCCCAATCCCTTCCTTTCTCTGGTACCTTCCTCATTTTTTCACTTTTAGGTTTCGgttttggttgctgagaaaatgatggaagaagaaattgaaattttgagttttgaaatcAATGATTCACTTATCAAGTAGTTTTGACAGGCTCACTggattgaagattttttatttttttgaatctGATTTCAAGATTCcgattttgatttcatttgtgGTACTACATTTTTCCTCAGCATATGTTTGGATGAATAGTTTTGTTACATATAACATAAATGCGCAGGGATCATTCGACAACGCATAGAGCAACATTCTATGTGTTCAATGTTAACGGCGAGGGCGTCCTTTTCTTCCGTGGAAGTCGGTCCAACCGGTTTGTGTTTCACTTGGTTTGGTTTGTTCAAGATTGTTCTTGAATATGAGATGTTGATACTTGCTCTGTCTTATTGAATATAGAGGCTGTGAAGGAGCTGTATAATAAAATGCTCAAGTCAGTGGTTGCTCAAACTATGCCACCTAATGCTTGGTTGTGGTCCCTTATTGAAAAGTGTGAAAATCATGAGGACATTAAACTACTCTTCGATATGTTGCAGAACCTACGAAGATTTGTTAGTCTTATCTCACagctttaagttattttataggCTTTCATTCGAGCTAAATTGTTATTTGTTGACTGTTTTACACTCTGCTTTTGGTTACAGAGGCTGTCAAATCTCCGCATTCATGAGAATTTCAACTGCAATCTTTGCCGAGAAGTCGCTAAGGCATGTGCTCGTGTAGGGGCCTTGGACTTTGGTATGCTTTATGAATGCATTCATGGTTTTGAACTTGACTTGCTTCTGTCATGAGCATCTATTTTGATTATCAGTTTTCTTTTACCAGTTGTTTAGATGATCCTTGTTTTAATTAGTGATATTGATGTCATTGTTGCCTCTATGGGACATGTTGATTAGCAAGGTAACACTAAGAGGATGTTTTGATGCTAATGGAAAATTTAATTAGTTGTTCCCACATATCAATggtaacataatattttttttttgataaatgagcacaaatatattaaagggtggaaagccacaaagcataatCAATGGTAACATAATATTGAGGCATTACATATTGATCAAGATAAAATAGAAACAAGATCATTGATTGAAATCTTGTGACGCTTTTTTGAGCAAATGTTGTTAGAAACAAAGAAACTCTTTTAACTTTTGTAAAAGGAAAATGCATTCAGCTCATTCTAAATCCTGTCAAACACAATGGATCAACTTGATTATGATTTGTTGTTTAAACAACCAATAACTGTATTAGGAGGTTACATTATCCATTTCTATGCAATCAAAGTCCTGCCCATGAACTTCTAATTGACTCATAATGTTTATTATCttctataaaatttaattgCGGTTTTGTCGATTTCTTGGAGAATAGGGAGATTGTCACCTAAAATATTCCTCTCTACCTCTGTCCTCACGCACTGCTTTCTTTTAGTGTAACTCATGCATTGTTTCATACCTGCTTTTGGGTTCCCAAAGAGAAGGAAAcatgaagagaaattagatcatTCTAAAGCCGTAAGAAACAGGGAAAAGCAAATACCACATAAGTTTTTTCGCTTGATTTTGCTTTCACTCAAGCAGTTGGAGCAGCCTCCAATTTAACCCTATAGCAAACCTCTATGGGTATTATCTCCTCTGTTGCTTGGGTTTAAATTGGCAACTGCATCTTATGATTACACATGCATATCAAGGAAATGAAAGCATAATGTTCacacatctctctctctctctctctctctctctctctctctcttactgTCTTATAGGCAAAAGAAATCTGTTAAAAGTGCCTAAAAAAAGGAGGTTTGCTTCCCAACTACTCAAGGTGTATCTAAATGGCATAAGTAGcaagagaagaaaatagaagCACACCAAAGATAACAACTTGTTAGAGAATCGATGAAATCCACAAGAGACAGAACTGACAATTCTAAAGGAATCCTGTTCTACTCACATAAAGCTCTAAGAAAAGACCTTTCTTACTTAGGTGgtgtatgtatttttttttgtccctGGTCTACTGACATAAAGCTCTAACAACTCAATTTTCTCCCTGGCTGCCTTCCATGCAAAGAAACCCACTTTGGAAGGGGCATTCAAGGCCCACACCTCCTTTCCATTAGAAGAGCCACCCAATGATGAGTCCAAGACCTGTAAAATGATTCAACAGAAAAAATCTTGTCCTTATTGCACCCCCATTCCAAACAATCCTGATGGCCTCTGCATACCTCCATCAGCTGAATTCTCTGCATGAAAAGAACCACAATCTCTGATACCAATCATAAAAGATCCTCATGAGACAAGGACTTCAATGACCACTTACACCCCGCACATTCCAAAACAGTCACCCAA
This region of Vitis vinifera cultivar Pinot Noir 40024 chromosome 5, ASM3070453v1 genomic DNA includes:
- the LOC100261415 gene encoding E3 ubiquitin-protein ligase MIEL1 isoform X3, with the translated sequence MEGSADERLDFGKMGFGCKHYRRRCRIRAPCCNEIFPCRHCHNEATSMLRNPFDRHELVRHDVKQVICAVCDTEQPVAQVCTNCGVNMGEYFCEVCKFYDDDTTKGQFHCDDCGICRVGGRDKFFHCKKCGCCYSVGLRDNHSCVENSMRHHCPICYEYLFDSLKDTTVMVCGHTMHCECYNEMVSHDKYCCPICSKSVRDMTRTWKRIDEEIEATIMPEDYQHKKVWILCNDCNDTTEVFYHIIGQKCSHCKSYNTRIVAPPVLPQ
- the LOC100261415 gene encoding E3 ubiquitin-protein ligase MIEL1 isoform X6, whose product is MPKRHFAFAFLAFGLWGNPIRRFHGALSLSPQVTAPRHLISSSSADASPPYIIYSHHYCYKCKHYRRRCRIRAPCCNEIFPCRHCHNEATTTKGQFHCDDCGICRVGGRDKFFHCKKCGCCYSVGLRDNHSCVENSMRHHCPICYEYLFDSLKDTTVMVCGHTMHCECYNEMVSHDKYCCPICSKSVRDMTRTWKRIDEEIEATIMPEDYQHKKVWILCNDCNDTTEVFYHIIGQKCSHCKSYNTRIVAPPVLPQ
- the LOC100261415 gene encoding E3 ubiquitin-protein ligase MIEL1 isoform X8, with protein sequence MLRNPFDRHELVRHDVKQVICAVCDTEQPVAQVCTNCGVNMGEYFCEVCKFYDDDTTKGQFHCDDCGICRVGGRDKFFHCKKCGCCYSVGLRDNHSCVENSMRHHCPICYEYLFDSLKDTTVMVCGHTMHCECYNEMVSHDKYCCPICSKSVRDMTRTWKRIDEEIEATIMPEDYQHKKVWILCNDCNDTTEVFYHIIGQKCSHCKSYNTRIVAPPVLPQ
- the LOC100261415 gene encoding E3 ubiquitin-protein ligase MIEL1 isoform X4; the protein is MRSEIIIETRCKHYRRRCRIRAPCCNEIFPCRHCHNEATSMLRNPFDRHELVRHDVKQVICAVCDTEQPVAQVCTNCGVNMGEYFCEVCKFYDDDTTKGQFHCDDCGICRVGGRDKFFHCKKCGCCYSVGLRDNHSCVENSMRHHCPICYEYLFDSLKDTTVMVCGHTMHCECYNEMVSHDKYCCPICSKSVRDMTRTWKRIDEEIEATIMPEDYQHKKVWILCNDCNDTTEVFYHIIGQKCSHCKSYNTRIVAPPVLPQ
- the LOC100261415 gene encoding E3 ubiquitin-protein ligase MIEL1 isoform X5 — protein: MMMYFEIWKCKHYRRRCRIRAPCCNEIFPCRHCHNEATSMLRNPFDRHELVRHDVKQVICAVCDTEQPVAQVCTNCGVNMGEYFCEVCKFYDDDTTKGQFHCDDCGICRVGGRDKFFHCKKCGCCYSVGLRDNHSCVENSMRHHCPICYEYLFDSLKDTTVMVCGHTMHCECYNEMVSHDKYCCPICSKSVRDMTRTWKRIDEEIEATIMPEDYQHKKVWILCNDCNDTTEVFYHIIGQKCSHCKSYNTRIVAPPVLPQ